A genomic window from Anthonomus grandis grandis chromosome 4, icAntGran1.3, whole genome shotgun sequence includes:
- the LOC126735533 gene encoding uncharacterized protein K02A2.6-like yields MFHIDHLGPFPKSKKSNVYLIVGIDAFTKFCFLQPVKSTKTKYVIEYLKNICATYGSSKLLITDRGSCFTAYHFKNFCLQNNIKLVLNAVATPRANGQVERLNRTILGALLSFTLEENTWDDNVKKIQFAINNVVNKLTGKTASQLLFGYSPRGSSDSILLDEVQQIPDIINNLLEIRREAAEKIALSQEQQKKYFYKKRKRPKRYKVSDLVLIMKNQPATGTSKKLSAPYDGPMVIKTVLPNDRYIVVDMIGSRRLTRKATYENVIAVDRMRPWVPAGGVSSGESDLSSDEEGVVLSDPNAEDADQLETS; encoded by the coding sequence ATGTTTCATATTGATCATCTAGGACCTTtccctaaaagtaaaaaatcaaatgtGTATCTGATTGTTGGCATTGATGCTTTTACGAAATTCTGCTTTTTACAACCTGTCAAATccactaaaacaaaatatgttattGAATACCTCAAGAATATTTGTGCAACCTATGGATCTTCTAAGTTATTAATTACTGATCGAGGAAGTTGTTTTACTGCTtatcatttcaaaaatttctgcttacaaaataatataaaacttgtaCTCAATGCTGTTGCAACTCCACGTGCCAACGGACAAGTGGAAAGGCTAAATAGAACCATATTAGGGGCTCTTCTTTCTTTCACCTTAGAAGAAAATACTTGGGATGATAAcgttaagaaaattcaatttgcaataaataatgtagtaaataaattaacaggAAAAACAGCCAGTCAACTTTTATTTGGATATTCACCAAGAGGATCTAGTGACAGTATTTTACTTGATGAAGTTCAACAAATTCcggatattattaataatttgttagaaATAAGAAGAGAAGCTGCTGAAAAGATAGCCTTATCTCAAGaacaacaaaagaaatatttttataagaaaagaaaGCGTCCGAAGAGATATAAAGTTAGTGACTTAGTCCTGATTATGAAAAATCAACCTGCCACAGGAACGAGCAAGAAACTATCTGCACCATATGACGGTCCAATGGTCATAAAAACAGTACTACCAAATGATCGCTACATAGTAGTTGATATGATAGGGTCACGTCGTCTCACTCGAAAAGCGACATATGAAAATGTTATTGCGGTTGATCGTATGCGACCCTGGGTACCAGCTGGTGGAGTTTCATCTGGTGAGTCGGATCTGAGCAGTGATGAAGAAGGGGTAGTTCTGTCCGATCCTAATGCTGAGGATGCTGATCAACTCGAGACGAGTTGA